The Geothrix sp. DNA segment CCGGCGCGGGCTTCACGACCGCCGAGTTCGCCAGGGAGAAGGCCATCTCCGAGAGCGTCATCTCCTGCACCCAGTGGACCGATGACGTGACCTGGCCCGGCGCGAAGGATTTTGGCGCCCGGTACAAGGCCAAGTTCGGCAAGGAGCCCACCTACCACGCAGCCTGTGCCTACGCATCGATGATGATCATGGCGGAGACCGCGAAGCACACCGGGGGCGATCGGGCCAAGACCCGCGACGCGCTCAAGGCCGGCAAGTGGAACGGCGTGATGGGTGAAGTGCAGTTCGCGGACTACGAGGGCTTCACGAACCAGAACAACCACCAGATGCTCGTGCAGCAGATCATCGCCGGGAACTACGAGACGATCCTGCCCGCCAAGTTCGCCACGAAGAAGCCGGTCTACCCCTTCCCCAAGTGGAAGTGATGGCGGATCTGCCCGGAAAATCCGTGCTGCGCGCACGTTCCCGGGCCCCCGCGCAAGCATTCGGCTGAGCTGGACTTTTGTTTCATTCCTGGAGGTCAAGCCCCCATGGCCGTCTTCATGCAGTCCCTCATCAGCGGCATCCTGATCGGCGGAGTGTACGCGCTCATCGGCATCGGCCTCACGCTGATCTTCGGGGTGATGCGGGTCATCAACTTCGCCCACGGAGACATCCTGATGGTCGGGATGTACCTCACCTACATCATCTTCACGATGCTGGGCATCGACCCCTTCGTCTCGGTGCTGATCACGTTCCCTCTCATGTTCCTCTTCGGGGGCTTCCTCCAGAAGGTGTTCATCAACCGGGTGCTCAATGCGCTGGCCCAGAACCAGATCCTCCTGACCATCGGCCTCGGGCTCATCATGAGCAACACGGTGATGCTGATCTTCACGTCGGACTACAAGATCCTCACCACGACCTACTCCTCGTCCACGATTCAGGTGGGCGGCGGCGTCTCGGTGTCCACGCCCCTGCTGATCTCCTTCCTGATTACCTCGGCCATCACGGCGGCGCTGTACTGGTTCCTCCTGAAGACCGATACGGGGCAGGCCATCCGCGCCACGGCCCAGGACCGGGATGCGGCCCAGCTCATGGGCATCAACGTCAAGCGCATGTCGATCATCGCGTTCGGTCTCGGGTCGGCCCTTGCGGGCACGGCGGGCGCGCTGATCTCGCCGACCTATTACATCTTCCCCCAGGTGGGCGGGGTCTTCACGCTCAAGGCCTTCGTCATCACGGTGCTGGGCGGCATGGGAAGCGTGGTGGGCGCCACGCTGGGTGGAATCCTGATCGGTGTCACCGAATCCATGAGCGCGGTCTACATCTCCTCGGGATGGAAGGATGTGATCGTCTTTGTGCTCTTCCTGCTGGTACTCCTCTTCAAGCCTTCGGGCCTGATGGGCAAGTCGCGGACCTAGGAGACCACCGTGAACAAGACCATCCTCAAGGCCATTGCCATTCTCGCGGTCCTCGGCGGCCTCCTGATCATTCCGAGGTTCGTGGACAGCCCCTATGCGCTCCACATGATGATCCTGCTGTTCATGAGCGTGATGATGGGGCAGAGCTGGAACATCCTCGGCGGCTATGCCGGACAGCATTCCGTCGGTCATGCGGCCTACTTCGGCGTGGGTGCCTACACCACCATGATGCTCATGCACACCAGGCAGATCGCCCCCTGGTTCGGGGTGTGGGCCGGCATGGCCCTGGTGATCGTGGTGGCGCTGGCCATTGGCAGCATCTGCTTCCGTCTGCGAGGCCCCTACTTCGTGCTGGCCTCCATCGCCGTGGCGGAGATCCTCCGGCTGTCGGCCATCAACCTGACCACCCTGACCAACGGCGCCGAGGGCATCCTGGCCACTGAACTTCCTGCCTTCAAGATTGGCGGGACCATCGTCACAGACTTCGCCACCAAGGTGCCGTTCTACTACATCGGCCTCTTCCTGGTGGCGCTCACCATCGCCGTCACTTACCTGGTCCAGCATTCCAAGTTGGGGTACTTCTTTCAGGCCATCCGCGAGGACCAGGATGCGGCCCACTCGCTGGGCATCTCCATCTCCCTCTACAAGAACATCGCGCTCGTCATCTCGGCGGTGCTCACCTCCCTGGCGGGCAGCTTCTACGGCATCTACGTGGGGTTCGTGGATCCACCGACGGTGCTCGGCCTGGATGTCTCGGTCCAGATCATGCTCATCTGCATCATCGGCGGCATGGGGACGCTCTGGGGACCTGTGCTCGGATCCCTGGTCCTGGTACCGCTCTCCGAGGCCCTGCGCAGCAACATGATCACCGAGGCGCTCGTGAAGGTCGGCCTGGTGAACGCGGAATCGAAACTCGGGATCTTCCTGAAGGACAACCTGTCCCACGCCCACGTCCTGCTCTACGGCATCCTCGTGGTCGTGGTCATCCTCTTCATGCCGGACGGGCTCATGGGGTTCATCAAGAAGCTGGCCAGGCGCCGGCAGCCGGAGGCGGTCTGATGGCCATCCTGGAGATCAAGAACGTCAGCAAGTTCTTCGGGGGTCTGGCGGCCAACTCGAACGTCTCCTTCTCCGTGGAGGAGGGGATGATCATGGGCCTCATCGGGCCCAACGGCGCCGGCAAGACGACCCTCTTCAACTGCATCACCGGCTACTACCCGCCCTCGAAGGGGGAAATCATCTTCGATGGCCGGCGCATGAACGGACTGGATCCGGACAAGGTCTGCATGCTGGGTATGGTGCGGACCTGGCAGAAGGTGCGGCCCCTGGCCAAGCTGTCCGTGCTGGACAACGTCATGGTGGGCGCCCTGGCGCGCACGTCGTCCCTGAAGGTCGCCCGGGAACTGGCCATGGAACAGATCAAGGTGGTCCGCATGGAGCACCGGGCGGATTTCATCGCCGGCGGTCTGCCCATCGGCGAACGGAAGAAGCTGGAAGTGGCCCGCGCCCTGGCCACCCAGCCCAAGCTGCTGCTGCTGGACGAGGTGATGGGCGGTCTGAACCCGGCCGAGAGCGAGGAGATCATCCAGCTCATCCTCGACATCAAGAAGCGCGGTCTCACCCAGATGGTCATCGAGCACGACATGAAGGCCATCATGCGCATCTCCGACCGGATCGTCGTCCTGACCTCCGGCGAGAAGCTCACGGAGGGATCCCCCCAGGAGGTCGTCAGCAACCCCGAAGTGATCAGCGCCTACCTGGGTGAAGCCCATGCTTAAGATCGAGAAGCTCAATTTCGCCTACGGCGACCTCAAGGTGCTCTGGGACGTCGACCTGGTGGTGAGCCAGGGGGAGATCGTCACCGTCGTCGGCGCCAATGGCGCCGGCAAGTCCACGACCCTCAAGAACATCTCCCGGCTGGTCAAGCCGAGCTCGGGCACCATCACCTTCATGGGCAAGGATCTGGGCAAGATGCAGTCCCATCATGTGGTCGAGGCGGGACTGGTCCAGGTGCCTGAAGGCCGGCGCATCTTCCCCGAGATGACCGTGATGGAGAACCTCCGCATGGGGTCCTACGTCAAGGCGACCCGGGCCGACCGGCAGAAGAACATCGACTGGGTCTTCGATCTGTTCCCCAGGCTCAAGGAGCGCGAAAAGCAGCTGGGCGGCACCATGTCGGGCGGCGAACAGCAGATGCTGGCCATCGCCCGGGGCCTCATGGCCAACCCGAAGATCCTGCTGCTGGATGAGCCGTCCCTCGGTCTTTCCCCACTGCTGGTGAAGAACATCTTCGACATCATCACCGGCATCAACAAGGAGGGGGTTACCATTCTCCTGGTGGAGCAGAACGTCTACCAGTCCCTCCGCATCTCTCACCGGGCCTATGTCATGGAAACCGGCCGGGTGGTGCTCACGGGGAAAGGTGACGAACTGCTCAACAACGATCATATTAAGAAGGCCTTCCTGGGCATGTAAGGAGCAGACGATGACTTCCGTCGAAAAGTGGATGACCAAGAACCCCATCACCATCGATCAGGACGCCTCGATCATCGAAGCCATCCACCTCATGAAGGAGAAGGGCATCCGCCGCCTTCCCGTCATGGCCAAGGGCCGGTTCACCGGACTGATCACGGAGCGGATGATCAAGGACTACACACCCGGGAAGGCCACCTCCCTGGATACCTGGGAAGTCCACTACCTGCTCTCGAAGACCCCGGTCAAGGACGTGATGAACCCCTCGCCTCGGACCATCACGCCTGAAGAGGACCTCGCCACCGCGGCCCAGGCCATCCTGGACCACAAGCTCTACGGCCTCTGCGTGGTGGATGGCAAGGGCGAGCTCGTGGGCATCATGTCCGTCGGCGACATGCTCCGCGCCGTCGTGGAGTTCGCGAAATCAGGCAGGTAAGGACCATCAGGCGGGGCGGGTGGGTTGACCCTGCCTCCGGTTCCCCGGGAAGATCGAAGGGCAATCCCCTGCTCCTGGAGGAACCTTGAGTCCAGCTCAGCGCCTGCGCGACATCCGCGAAGGATTTGAACGACCCTTCTGGGTGGCGAACGTCAGCGAGCTCTTCGAGCGCCTCTCGTACTACGCGGCCTTCGCCTCCCTGGCTCGCTACCTGAACGAGTCGCTCGGATTTCCGACGCAGGATGCCAGCAGCCTGGCCGGCCTCTTCGGAGGGCTGGTCTGGTTCCTGGCGGCCTTCGGGGGTGCCATCGCAGACCGCCTCGGCTTCCGCCGGGCGCTCTCCCTGGCGTACCTGATCCTCAGCTGCTCCTATTTCCTGCTGGGGTCGCTGGGTTCCTCGTGGATGCTGCCGATCCGAGGCCTGGTGCCTCTCGGCGTGCTGGTCGCGTTCCTGCTCATGCTGCCGGCCCTGGGCATCGCGCTGGTGAAACCGGCCGTGGTCGGGACCACGGCGCGGGCCTCGAAGGACAACGTCCGCTCCATCGGCTATTCGATCTACTACACGCTGGTGAACATCGGCGGCGCGGCCGGCCCCTTCGTCGCGTCCTACGTCCACCGGCACATGAGCGTGGAGAACGTCTTCCGCGTGGCCGCGGTCAGCGTGTTCGTGATGTTCTTCGCGGTGCTGATGATGTTCAAGGAGCCGCGCAAGGAGGGCGATGCGCCACCGCCTTCCCTGGCGGAAACCGGCAGGAACTTCGCCACCGTGATCTCGAACCCGAAGTTCATGCTGTTCCTGCTGATCTTCACGGGGTACTGGGTGGTGTACTGGCAGGAGTTCATCACGCTGCCCCTGTACGTCGCGAAGTACATCGACCCGAAGGCGGACACGGAGCTCCTGCTGATGACCGGTCCCCTGGCGGTGATCTCGCTGACGGTCCTGATCAACCTGGCCACGCAGAAGATCGCGTCCGTGAAGGCCGTCACGCTGGGAACCCTGATGTCCTCCCTGGCCTGGATCGTGCTGATCTTCATGCCGACCGTGACCGGCGTGATCATCACGCTCGTCTGCGTCGCGCTCGGGGAGATCGTGCAGTCGCCGCGCTACTACGAGTACATCTCGCGTCTGGCCCCCCCGGGGCAGCAGGGCACCTACATGGGCTTCGCTTTCCTTCCGATCGGCCTCGGTTCGCTGATCGGCGGCTGGTTCGGCGGGAAGCTGATGCACCACTTCGGAGAAGTGAGACACCAGCCGACCGGCATGCTCTGGACGATCATCGGGGTGGGCGTGCTCACGGCCGCGCTGCTGTGGGCGTACGACCGCATGCTGCCTGCGAAGGCGGACTAGAGATACCTGGAGATGAAGTCCCAGCGGGCACGGACGATGTCCCAATTCTGCCAGGGCCTGCCGAAGGCGCTCACGTGGTCGGCGCCCGGGTAGAGGCGCAGGTCGAAGTCCTTGCCGGCCTTCTGCAGGGCGTCGATGAGCATCACGGTGTTCTGGGGATGCACGTTGTCGTCCAGGGTGCCGTGCAGGATGAGGAGCCGCCCTGAGAGGTCCTTGGCGGCCTTCACCACGGAACTGGCCTCGTAGCCGGCTTTATTTTCGGCAGGAAGCCCCATGTAGCGCTCGGTGTAGATGCTGTCGTAGAGGGACCAGTCCACCACGGGGGCGCCGGCGATGCCCAGCTTCCAGCCCTTGCTGTGGGTGAGGGCGAAGGCGGTCATGAAGCCGCCGTAGCTCCAGCCATCCAGGCAGATGCGGTCCATGTCCGCCCAGCCCTGGGACTTGAGCCAGGCATGGCCGTCCAGCAGATCCTGCAGCTCCTGGACGCCCAGGTTCCGGTGGACGCCGTAGGCGCTGGCCAAGCCCTTGGCGGAGGCGCTGCGGTTGTCGCAGATCCAGGTGGCAATGCCCTGCTGGGCCAGGAACTGGAACCAGAGCATGTCCCGGCTCCAGGCGTTGCGCACGGTGGGCGCCGCCGGGCCGCTGTAGGTGTGCTGGAAGACCGGGTATTTCTTCGACGGATCGAAGTCCACTGGGAGCACGAGCATCGTCTCCATGGGGAAGCCGTCCCGGGTCTTCACCTGCTGGAACCGGACCTCGCCCAGCTTCAGGTTCTTCAGGTTCTCGCTGGGGTTGGCGTCGATGAGGCGCACCTGCTTCCCGGCACCATCATGCAGTGACTGCTGCGCGGGGGTATGGATGTCGCTCCAGGTGTCCAGGAAGGCGGTCCGGGTTGCATTGAACCTCACCCGGTGCGTGCCGGGCTGGGCCGTCAATCGCGTCAGGCCCTTGCCATCCAGGCCGATGCGGTAGACGTCCAGGCCGATGGGGCTGCGCTCGGTGGCGTCGAAGTAGAGCAGGCGACCCTTGGCATCCACGCCATGGATCTTCCTGACGTCCCAGTCGCCCGCAGTGACCGCGCCGAGCAGGCGCCCGCCCTGGTCGTAGCGGTAGACGTGGTGGTGGCCTGTCCGCTCGGACTCCCAGAGGAAGGTGCCGTCGGGAAGGAACAGGGGCAGGGGCAGGCGCTCCTGCCAGGCCTTCCGCTCCTCCCGGATCAGCACCGAGGAGGCGGGGCCCTCGTAGCGGCGGAGATCCAGCCAGGACTGCACCCGGTCCTGATGGGCGGCGAGCAGGCGGCCGGTCGGATCCCAGCCCACCTGCACGATGAGGGTCTCCCGTTCCGCGTAGGCATCCTCCAGCCACGCGGTGTGGCCATCCAGGTCCACCACGCCCAGGCGGGCGGTGGGGTTGGGATCGCCGGCCTTGGGATAGCGGGCCTTCACGAACTGCTGGGGCTGGGTGCGATCGTCCACGAGGGTGAAGACCGGGACCTTGGTCTCGTCGAGGCTCAGGTAGGCCAGCCGCCTCGAGTCCGGCGACCACCAGAAGGCCCGGAAGCTGCCGCGGCCATAGACCTCTTCCTGGTACACCCAGTCCAGTCGGCCATTGAAGACGGTCTCGCTGCCCCCGCTGGTCAGGCGGGTCTCCCTGGCTGTGGCCACGTCCACGCGGTAGAGATCGTTTCCGCGCAGGTAGGCCACCTGGGTGCCGTCGGGGCTGAAGGTGGGCTCGTCGGGCTTGCCGCCCGCCAGGCGCCTGGCGGTGGAGGCCTTCACATCCACATGGAAGAGCGTCTCGGCCACGGAGATCAGGAAGGCGTTGCGGCCGTCGTTCCAGGTGAGGTTCCCCCGGCCGAGGGCGGTCCGGGCATCCGCGTCGGTGGCCCCCGCGGCCACCAGGGCCGCCTGCAGCGGAGCCGCCTCGATCAGCGGCTTGGATTCCCAGGTGGCGGGGTCCAGTCGGAGGAGGGTGACCTGGTCGCCCTCCCGTCGGGTCTGCATCAGCCCTCCATCGGGAAGCCACTCCAGCCGGGTGGCTGGCGTCCCCACGAAGGTCTTCTTGAGGGTGGGGTGGGCGATGGCCTCGAGGGTGAGGCGCTCCGTCCCCTGGCCGAGCAGGCAGGGCACAAGGATCAGGCAGGCCAAGCTGGCGCGGAAGGACATGGCGCTCTCCGAAGGGGACCTTATATATATCGCATATTGAGGCCTCCATGGGCCTCGCGCAGGTCTCTGCCGACCGGCCTAGAGGGGCAGGTGGGGCCGGGTGAGGTTGCGGTGCCCATCGGCGGTCACCAGAAGGTTGTCCTCGATCCGGATGCCGCCACAGGGGGTGAGCTCGTCGATGAGGGTCCAGTCGAACTTGGCCTTGTGCTCGTTCTCGCGGAAGGGGCGGAGCAGCATGGGGATGAAGTAGAGGCCCGGCTCCACCGTGAAGACCTGATCCGCGTCGATGGCGCGCGTGGTGCGCAGCGTGGGGTGCTGGGGCGGGGGCGGGGCCGGCGTCCCGTCCGGCGTGCCCTGGCGGCCGGCCACGTCGTGGACCTGGATCCCCAGGTGGTGGCCCAGGCCGTGGGGGAAGAAGGGCCGGCTGAGGCCCTTTTCCACGGCCTCCTCAGGCGTGGCGTGGAGGATGCCGCTCTCCTTCAGCAGGCCCGCGATGAGCAGGTGCCCCTGGTGGTGGAGGTCGCCATAGGGCATCTTCGGCTTCACCAGATCGCAGAGCTGCAGCTCGATCTTCTCCATGCCCGCGACGAGGGCCGCGAAGCGACTGTCGCAGCGGGGCGCGGCTACCGTGCGGGTGATGTCGGCGGCGTAGCCGCGCACCTGGGCGCCGGCATCGATGAGCAGCACGGCGCCGTTCCCCACCTTGCGCTTGCCCTCGTAGTGCAGGATGGCGCCCTTCTCGTTGAGGGCCACGATGCTGCCGTAGGGCATCTCATGGTCCACGATGCCCACCGCCTGCACGTAGGCGTGGTGGACCTCCAGCTCGCTGGCTCCCGCCAGGAAGGCGGCCCGGGCGGCGTCGTGGCCCCTGGCCGCCAGCACCGTGGCCTCCTCGATGCACTGGACCTCGTAGGCCGATTTCGTGGTGCGGTGCCAGTCCAGGTGGGCCGTCAGTGGGGCGGGGTTCAGCTCGAGGCCTGCGGTCTCGGCCCGGTCCGTCTCGGGGCCGATGTAGGCGGTGCGGCTCAGGGTGCCCAGCCGGCTCCAGACCTCGTCGATGTTCCCGGCCTCTTCGATCTCGAATGCCGAGGCCCAGAAGGGGTTCCCCAGGGGGGCCTGCTCGTACCAGAAGTCTTCGGGGGCGAACCGGATCAGTTTTGGACGGTGACCGGGGCGGATCACGAGGACGTGGTGGGGGCCGGCCACTGGGCACCAGTGGGCGAAGTGGGGCGTGGGGTGGAAGGGGGCTTCTTGGTCGTCGGCAAAGTGGGTGTAGGCCTTGCCGCTGGAGATGACCAGGGCTTCGTATCCGGTCCGGGCCAGGGCCTCGGCCGTGGTGCGCTGGCGCTCGGCGATGTGCGCGGGGAAGAGGGCGGCAAGGTCGGTCATGTGAGGTGTCCAGGTGGGGGGTTCAGGGGATCAGAGGAACCGCAGGGGCTTCATGTCGGGGGCGAAGCCATGGCGGACGGCCTTCTCGAAGAATAGGGCCAAACTCTCCCGTTCGGCCTCGCCCAGGGTGTAGCTGATGTTCTCGGTCAGGTAC contains these protein-coding regions:
- a CDS encoding branched-chain amino acid ABC transporter permease: MAVFMQSLISGILIGGVYALIGIGLTLIFGVMRVINFAHGDILMVGMYLTYIIFTMLGIDPFVSVLITFPLMFLFGGFLQKVFINRVLNALAQNQILLTIGLGLIMSNTVMLIFTSDYKILTTTYSSSTIQVGGGVSVSTPLLISFLITSAITAALYWFLLKTDTGQAIRATAQDRDAAQLMGINVKRMSIIAFGLGSALAGTAGALISPTYYIFPQVGGVFTLKAFVITVLGGMGSVVGATLGGILIGVTESMSAVYISSGWKDVIVFVLFLLVLLFKPSGLMGKSRT
- a CDS encoding branched-chain amino acid ABC transporter permease, whose protein sequence is MNKTILKAIAILAVLGGLLIIPRFVDSPYALHMMILLFMSVMMGQSWNILGGYAGQHSVGHAAYFGVGAYTTMMLMHTRQIAPWFGVWAGMALVIVVALAIGSICFRLRGPYFVLASIAVAEILRLSAINLTTLTNGAEGILATELPAFKIGGTIVTDFATKVPFYYIGLFLVALTIAVTYLVQHSKLGYFFQAIREDQDAAHSLGISISLYKNIALVISAVLTSLAGSFYGIYVGFVDPPTVLGLDVSVQIMLICIIGGMGTLWGPVLGSLVLVPLSEALRSNMITEALVKVGLVNAESKLGIFLKDNLSHAHVLLYGILVVVVILFMPDGLMGFIKKLARRRQPEAV
- a CDS encoding ABC transporter ATP-binding protein, yielding MAILEIKNVSKFFGGLAANSNVSFSVEEGMIMGLIGPNGAGKTTLFNCITGYYPPSKGEIIFDGRRMNGLDPDKVCMLGMVRTWQKVRPLAKLSVLDNVMVGALARTSSLKVARELAMEQIKVVRMEHRADFIAGGLPIGERKKLEVARALATQPKLLLLDEVMGGLNPAESEEIIQLILDIKKRGLTQMVIEHDMKAIMRISDRIVVLTSGEKLTEGSPQEVVSNPEVISAYLGEAHA
- a CDS encoding ABC transporter ATP-binding protein; the encoded protein is MLKIEKLNFAYGDLKVLWDVDLVVSQGEIVTVVGANGAGKSTTLKNISRLVKPSSGTITFMGKDLGKMQSHHVVEAGLVQVPEGRRIFPEMTVMENLRMGSYVKATRADRQKNIDWVFDLFPRLKEREKQLGGTMSGGEQQMLAIARGLMANPKILLLDEPSLGLSPLLVKNIFDIITGINKEGVTILLVEQNVYQSLRISHRAYVMETGRVVLTGKGDELLNNDHIKKAFLGM
- a CDS encoding CBS domain-containing protein, translating into MTSVEKWMTKNPITIDQDASIIEAIHLMKEKGIRRLPVMAKGRFTGLITERMIKDYTPGKATSLDTWEVHYLLSKTPVKDVMNPSPRTITPEEDLATAAQAILDHKLYGLCVVDGKGELVGIMSVGDMLRAVVEFAKSGR
- a CDS encoding MFS transporter, with protein sequence MSPAQRLRDIREGFERPFWVANVSELFERLSYYAAFASLARYLNESLGFPTQDASSLAGLFGGLVWFLAAFGGAIADRLGFRRALSLAYLILSCSYFLLGSLGSSWMLPIRGLVPLGVLVAFLLMLPALGIALVKPAVVGTTARASKDNVRSIGYSIYYTLVNIGGAAGPFVASYVHRHMSVENVFRVAAVSVFVMFFAVLMMFKEPRKEGDAPPPSLAETGRNFATVISNPKFMLFLLIFTGYWVVYWQEFITLPLYVAKYIDPKADTELLLMTGPLAVISLTVLINLATQKIASVKAVTLGTLMSSLAWIVLIFMPTVTGVIITLVCVALGEIVQSPRYYEYISRLAPPGQQGTYMGFAFLPIGLGSLIGGWFGGKLMHHFGEVRHQPTGMLWTIIGVGVLTAALLWAYDRMLPAKAD
- a CDS encoding S9 family peptidase; protein product: MSFRASLACLILVPCLLGQGTERLTLEAIAHPTLKKTFVGTPATRLEWLPDGGLMQTRREGDQVTLLRLDPATWESKPLIEAAPLQAALVAAGATDADARTALGRGNLTWNDGRNAFLISVAETLFHVDVKASTARRLAGGKPDEPTFSPDGTQVAYLRGNDLYRVDVATARETRLTSGGSETVFNGRLDWVYQEEVYGRGSFRAFWWSPDSRRLAYLSLDETKVPVFTLVDDRTQPQQFVKARYPKAGDPNPTARLGVVDLDGHTAWLEDAYAERETLIVQVGWDPTGRLLAAHQDRVQSWLDLRRYEGPASSVLIREERKAWQERLPLPLFLPDGTFLWESERTGHHHVYRYDQGGRLLGAVTAGDWDVRKIHGVDAKGRLLYFDATERSPIGLDVYRIGLDGKGLTRLTAQPGTHRVRFNATRTAFLDTWSDIHTPAQQSLHDGAGKQVRLIDANPSENLKNLKLGEVRFQQVKTRDGFPMETMLVLPVDFDPSKKYPVFQHTYSGPAAPTVRNAWSRDMLWFQFLAQQGIATWICDNRSASAKGLASAYGVHRNLGVQELQDLLDGHAWLKSQGWADMDRICLDGWSYGGFMTAFALTHSKGWKLGIAGAPVVDWSLYDSIYTERYMGLPAENKAGYEASSVVKAAKDLSGRLLILHGTLDDNVHPQNTVMLIDALQKAGKDFDLRLYPGADHVSAFGRPWQNWDIVRARWDFISRYL
- the pepQ gene encoding Xaa-Pro dipeptidase: MTDLAALFPAHIAERQRTTAEALARTGYEALVISSGKAYTHFADDQEAPFHPTPHFAHWCPVAGPHHVLVIRPGHRPKLIRFAPEDFWYEQAPLGNPFWASAFEIEEAGNIDEVWSRLGTLSRTAYIGPETDRAETAGLELNPAPLTAHLDWHRTTKSAYEVQCIEEATVLAARGHDAARAAFLAGASELEVHHAYVQAVGIVDHEMPYGSIVALNEKGAILHYEGKRKVGNGAVLLIDAGAQVRGYAADITRTVAAPRCDSRFAALVAGMEKIELQLCDLVKPKMPYGDLHHQGHLLIAGLLKESGILHATPEEAVEKGLSRPFFPHGLGHHLGIQVHDVAGRQGTPDGTPAPPPPQHPTLRTTRAIDADQVFTVEPGLYFIPMLLRPFRENEHKAKFDWTLIDELTPCGGIRIEDNLLVTADGHRNLTRPHLPL